TGTCGCACAAGGTGCCGCATGGCACTGGGACCGCATCAATCACTGGTTAGATGGCGGCACGTTTGACCGAGAATGGAAATTCAAGGAACCAGGTGAGACGGTGCTTCGTATCGGGGTGCGCGAAGATGCCACCATGATAGACGCGATCTTCGTGACAACTAATGTGAAAGCCACTGTGGCTGATCAAGCAGATGTTCGTCTCCCAACCGATAAAGATAGGAAGATACAAGTTGAGGGACTTGCCGTGGATGCAAAAGGCAAAGCCGCAACCACTTGGGGTTCCTTGAAAAAGGCGTATCAATAAGAAAAGGCAAAATATCGGAAGATTGGAAAATTGGAAGGATGGAAGAGTACTTCTTCCATCCTTCCCTCCTTTCTTCTGGACTTTCACCCTTCCAGCGAAGCCGTTCTATGGAATTCGATGGCGCATCATAAGTAGAACAGACAGCTTTCAAAGGCTCTTCGGGCATTAAACGGTTGTTCCGAAACATATAGGACTCCTTCCCATAAGCGTCGATGCGCCACAGGTCAAATCCACGTTCAAATTGGACAACGCGATCAGGCGGGCCGAGACGAAGATGTAATTCTTTTACTGCCCGCTTGTCTCGTTTAACAAGTGTGTGTGTCACATACGCAAGCCCCGAAAGAATCCCACCCAAGGCAATTTTCCCTCTTAATTTAACTGAAATACTTTCCGCAGCTGGTGCTAACCCCAAAATTAAGCAGAAAATAAGCCCAATCGCATAAATTTTTCTTGGTTTTAGACAAAAATTTTGCATTTGTGTGACCTTTTGAATACATTAGACTTGACAAAAAAAATTTTTGCGGGTATTCTAATAGGAATGAATAAAAAAGAATCGCTATTCAGAACGTAGCCTGCGGGTTTCCTATATTGCAAGCGCGTATGCTGGTCCTATGTATTAGCCATTTGATTAGCGATCTACTTGGAGCGTGCCAGAAAAATGACTGTCATGCATTCTAAGGGAGAAACTCCCGACGCAACAGATGCCCCGAATTGTACGACGGAATTGAGCCTTGAGGACGTTAAACAGGAATTGTACAACCGCCACCATCCAAGCTTAACGTTTCTCGATATAGAAGCTCACGCAAAAACCATCCACAGAATACGGACCCTGAAGCAGAAACATAACGTTGTGATGCTCGGTCACAACTATATGGAGCCGCTCGTTTTCGGATTATCAGAAAAAGAGGAGCAGGGCGACTCACTCGGTTTGAGTATGTTCGCTGCGAAAACAGAGGCACCGTATCTAATCTTTAACGGTGTGCCGTTTATGGCGGAAACAGCGAAAATTTTAAGTCCGAGCAAAACAGTGTTAGTTGCCGATAAAACAGCAGGATGCTCACTCGCCGATAACTTTGGCGCAGAAGATGTCAAGAAGTTGAAAGCTCTTTATCCGGGCGCGCCAGTGATGATTTATGTGAATAGTTACGCCGACGCGAAAGCAGAATCGGATATCTGTTGCACGTCGGCGAATGCGGCACACATCGCGAAAACAATGCCGGGGGATACAATAATCTTTGTGCCCGATATCTTCTTTGCACAGAATTTGGAGGAAGAACTGAAGGGCGAGAAAAATGTCGTCTATCCCGGCAAAGACAACACAGCGCGCGGTGCAGTCTGTGAAGTCCACGAAAAATTTACACTTCAGGACCTTCTCGGAATCCGTGAATCTTTTGAAATCCCGAAAGGGCACCCTCGCCGTAAACTTTACGCCCATTGGGAATGCCGTCCGAACGTCCTACAAGAAGCAGATTTTTACGGCAGCACCAGCCAGATTATGAAGGATATAGCCGAACGCGTTGCAGCAAACCAAATTGAACGTGCCTTTGTCGCTTCGGAGTGTGAATTAACCTCGAATCTCGCACAAGAGTTCCCAGACGTTCAATTCTGGACAGCCTGCTCGGTACGATGCTCACACATGGCACAGGTAAATTTGGGTAAAATAGCGAACATTCTGGAGGCAATAGACCAAAACGCGGATCTCGACGAATATGAGATTACACTGAATCCCGAAACTATTGATAAAGCCCGTGCGCCAATTGAGCGGATGCTCGAAGCGAGTGTGTAGGAGTTATCGGTTATCAGTACGATTTTTCTCCGAAAAATCTTTCAGTTTTAATAGTTCTCAGTTATCAGTCGTCAGTCGTCAGTTACAAGAGGGTTTTGTTAAACGAAGGTTTCCTCTTAACTGAAAACTGATGACTGATAACCAGGACTCTGGCAACTATTAAAAGCGCGTGATAAAAGAGACGCGATGTGCATTGCCGACATAAGCGTCCGGGACAAAAGCGTAATCGAATTGGAAGTCGATATTCGCTAATGCGTCCTCACCACTCCGTCGTACCCCGACACCGAGCGATAACCCGTTGCTCGGATTCTCGTTCATTCCAATCTGGTATCCAAGGCGTGCAGCGACACTATCGTAAAACCAGCGTTCTGCCCCGATATGGAAACTCGGATTTGCATCAATGAGCGGAAGGTGGGCATCGGCGACGAATGCCCAAAGCTCACGCGGCGGCATTGTTTCTTCTGCTCCCTCCTCTACCATAGGCTGCTTCCACATTCTGTAAGCGACTCCCGCCCGGACTGCCATCGGTAGGTTCTCCCCACCATCCAATACTCCGGCGTTTTGGACAGCAACCCCAATTCCAAGCTGATTGTCAAACAAACGTAAGATTACACCGACATCTGCTGCAGCACCGTAGGCATTCTGAATGTCCAGCTGCTCTGAAATGACTTTCGCTGTGCCACCGATTGACATTGCCGTGCCGAGCGGATAAGCGAAAGATAATCCTGTGGCAAAACCGCCGACCGTCACAGTACTATCGGGATCCTCTGTTGGGCCCTGTCGGCGTTCAATTTCAGTGAAACTGCCGAGGAAACTTGCGCCCCAGACAAGCCGATCTACTCGCTGTGCATATCCGATGGTTTGGTTGTTAATATCTGCAAACGAGAAGTGTTGCATTGCAGTCAATTCTTGGTCGTGTACAGCGGTCAACCCTGCTGGATTCCAAAAAATAGTGTTAATGTCATTGGCAAGTCCAGCAAAGGCACCTCCCATTCCAACAGGCCGGCTTCCCCCTTCAATTTTTAGGAAAGCAGCACCGGTTGTTCCTGCGCCATCATGGATACTCACCGCGTGTACGCATGGAGTAGTCGCGCTTACTACGAGAAGCACCATTATGATTAGACCGGTTCGCCTTTTCAGCATTATAAATTCTCCTTTGTAATCGTTTTCAGTTATCAGTTTTCAGTGCCTTGCTTACTGATGACCGACGACTGAAAGGGTTGCGTAGCAACCCGTACTGACAACTATTCCACGACCAGCACTTTGCCAACAACGTTCGCACGATTCCCCGCTGCATTGACGGCTTCTAAACGGAAGATGTACAGCCCTCTCGCCACAGGAGTGCCCGCTTGGTTCTCCAAATTCCATTTCACCAACTGGTCATTGCGCTGTCCCGACACAACATCAGGATACGTTTGTGAGAGTACCATGTCGCCACTCCAATCATAGATGCTCAGCGTAAGTTCGATCGTATCTCCAAGTGGAACGTTAACATCAAAGGAAAAGAAGGCAACATCCCGTTTCGAGAGCCGAAGCGGATTTGGCCATCCAAAGGTCGTGCCCCGGAAGGTGAGCGACACAGACATCGTATACGTACCGATGTCGTAAATGGCGTAATTCCCTGCATTGTCGGTGACTCGAACATCTAAGTCGTATTCACCAGAACGCGTTGGCAGGAAATCAATAGACCAGACGCTCCACGGCTCCTGTTCCGCATCGCTGTCATCAACAGCAGCGACTGGTTCAATAGGTTGATTGTCGGGACCGGTACCAACGATTTCTACAAGCCACACACCTGACGCTGGAACTGGAATCTCACCCTCACCAACTCGCTGCGTGCCTGCTGGATCAGAGGCTGTACCTTCTAACGGAAGTGCCTTGTCAGTTAGTTCGGTTTCACCACCATCGCTCGTTATAGCGGCAGTTGGTTCCGTCGTTTCATATAGAAATTCGGCGGTAATTGAGTCCGTTGGTGCGAATCCGAGGAGTTCCGAGTCGTTTCCGACACTGATAACCGTGATCTTATAAACCCCTTGGACTGTGAGTCCATCAGATTTGAAAATGAGCGTGTCAACCCCGTTCTGCTGCGTACTGCCGGAGATTTCCGATCCGTCGGGACCCCTCACTGTAATTCTTGACTGTGCCA
This portion of the Candidatus Poribacteria bacterium genome encodes:
- a CDS encoding quinolinate synthase; its protein translation is MHSKGETPDATDAPNCTTELSLEDVKQELYNRHHPSLTFLDIEAHAKTIHRIRTLKQKHNVVMLGHNYMEPLVFGLSEKEEQGDSLGLSMFAAKTEAPYLIFNGVPFMAETAKILSPSKTVLVADKTAGCSLADNFGAEDVKKLKALYPGAPVMIYVNSYADAKAESDICCTSANAAHIAKTMPGDTIIFVPDIFFAQNLEEELKGEKNVVYPGKDNTARGAVCEVHEKFTLQDLLGIRESFEIPKGHPRRKLYAHWECRPNVLQEADFYGSTSQIMKDIAERVAANQIERAFVASECELTSNLAQEFPDVQFWTACSVRCSHMAQVNLGKIANILEAIDQNADLDEYEITLNPETIDKARAPIERMLEASV
- a CDS encoding PorV/PorQ family protein, yielding MLKRRTGLIIMVLLVVSATTPCVHAVSIHDGAGTTGAAFLKIEGGSRPVGMGGAFAGLANDINTIFWNPAGLTAVHDQELTAMQHFSFADINNQTIGYAQRVDRLVWGASFLGSFTEIERRQGPTEDPDSTVTVGGFATGLSFAYPLGTAMSIGGTAKVISEQLDIQNAYGAAADVGVILRLFDNQLGIGVAVQNAGVLDGGENLPMAVRAGVAYRMWKQPMVEEGAEETMPPRELWAFVADAHLPLIDANPSFHIGAERWFYDSVAARLGYQIGMNENPSNGLSLGVGVRRSGEDALANIDFQFDYAFVPDAYVGNAHRVSFITRF